The region TTCCTATGCCTACCTTTCTCGTGTTCATTCCAATTTTGCTAACTTTcattgttttaacttttttgcTATTCTTATTCCTTTTGTAGTCGACTAAGttcacattttctatttttattttgatctcAGACTCATTTGCTTGATGATCGTGCTGTTGCTGGAGCAACTGCTCTCTCATCAAAACAAAGCTTGGCTGCAACATTTGTCAATGCATTTGTCAATGCCGGCTTTGGGCAGGTAATGCATTTGCTGCATCTGCATCcattttaatacatatacgAATAAAGTGCTGAATACCTTCAGTATTGTAGGATAAGTTGATGACAGGCCCATCAGAGGCTTCAGGAGATTCATCAACAAGTtggcttttaaaaaataaaggacTTGGGAAGGCCAGTGCTGCAGCAAGTCTGGTATTTTGTTTGACTGTTTACTTCTTGCTTATGTCATTATGTGGTGCTTATTTTATACGGCTATTAATCCTTCCTCCTTCCTCTTAGGGTATGATCATGCTTTGGGATGTTGAAATTGGGCTCGCACAAATTGATAAGTACTTCCATAGTCATGACAAACATGTAGTTGCGGGTGCTCTATTGGCGGTGGGAATTGTGAATTGTAATGTCAAGAATGAACATGATCCTGTGAGTTCTTAACGTTTTTGTCTGTTTCATGATGCCTACTTTGACATTGACTCTTCATTTATCTTGGGATCTAATGTTTTCTATCATAGGCATTAGCTATTCTTACAGAGTATGTAGTTAAAGAAGACCCTTGTATTAGAGTTGGTGCCATAATTGGTTTGGGACTGGCTTATGCAGGTTCTCAACGTTACCAGGTGTGAGTTTGTGCTTTTTTCATTATTTGAGTCAACATTAGCAATTAGCATAATGATTCTTGCGCTCTCAAGGAATTCATTGTTGCCTCTTGAAAGTTATATGTTAGGggaaatcatatttttttaagaatatgTTATATGTTTGGTTCTATCTATATCTTTCTCCATATGATTTACCGACTTCATTGTTTTTTAGGTTTTTGAACAACTTCGTCCAATACTTGTAGAAGATACAAATGCATCACTTGATGTGATTTCATTTACTGTAATCACATTGGGGTTGGTATTTTTGGGGTCATGCAATGATGAGATTGACTGGGCTATTAGATTTTCCTTGAAGAATAGAAGTAAATCAGAATTAGGAAAGCCCATTGCCCGTCTCTTGCCTCTTGGTCTTGGTCTTCTTTACCTAGGGAAGCAGGTAAGTAGAATGACTATCTATGTAGTGTCTTTCACTGTAACTGAAGAATACCTTTGATTTAACTATTGTCCATTTACATCTCCAGCTCACATTATGTTGTgttcaaatatattttgaactataataactaataagtttGTTTGTTCTTGAGCACTTGATGGTTTCTCTGTTGTAACTTCTAAATGTTCCTTGGTCCCCTTATCATATTAACAGGATAGAGTGGGTGACACAGCTGCTGAGGTTTCAAGAACATTCGGTGAGAGGATGAGAAGATACATTGATATTACCCTGCTTTCTTGTGCCTATGCTGGAACAGGGAATGTACTCAAGGTGCTAGTTTAACCAAATGAGTCACTTAAAAGTATTTCTTGATAATCCACATAGTTGCTCAATGGCCTTTTTCACAGGTCCAAGACTTCCTTGGTGAATGCGCTGAGCATCTGGAGATGGGTGGAACCTACCAGGGACCAGCAGTGCTTGGAATTGCTATGGTGGCAATGGCTGAAGAGCTGGGGCTTGAAATGGCTTTACGATCACTGGAACATCTTCTGCAATATGGTGAGCAGAATATTAGAGGGGTTGTTCCTTTGGCTCTGGGCCTCCTTCGTATATCAAATCCAAAGGCGAGTTTTGCAACATCTCAGATTTGTTGAGCCTTGCCTGTGTGTTGCTGTCTCCCTCTCTCTCCATATGTTTCCTAAGCCTCTATATAGTACTAGTAATTCTTTTCTTGTTATCttcttcatatttttaggttgtGACTCCCTATGGTTTCTATGCCTATATAGTACTAGTAATTCTTTTCTTGttatcttcttcatctttatgTTGTGCCTCCACATAATATTTGTATCCCCTGTTGATGTGCCTTTTTATACTTGCTGCCTCAACAGGTCAGTGTCACGAACACATTAGACAGACTTAGTCGTGATTCTAACAAGGGAGTAGTTATGGTAATGTGGTTAAGAAAACGTTAGTCATAGTAGTCATTATATTAATGcaggtattaaatattaaattctcTTATGTACAAATGATTTTCTGTATTCTGCAGGCTGCCGTTTTCTCCTTGGGGTTGGTAGGTGCAGGAACTAACAATGCTAGAATAGCTAGGATCCTTCACAATTTGTCGAGTACCTATTGCAAGGAATCAGACGTTCTCTTCTGTGTAAGGATGTTATTTTACTTCCTTTGGACAGcattgttattattttcttaaaaatgagatgtgtataattaattgtattctTCATGTTCATATAGGTTCGGATTGCTCAAGGTCTTGTCCATTTAGGAAAAGGGCTATTAACTCTCTCACCATATCATTCTGAGAGGTTTTTATTCTCTCAGTAAGTGCTCTCTTCTCATGCAAACATAAATATAGCCTGGCTATAAggattttttactttttttactctttaaaaaaaaatgatacattatTTTGTTTGGATCCCAGTATTCTTTACCATTTGCAATGTACTTCTGTGTTACTCTTAATCCCTTGAAGTTTAGATgcggcttctttttttttttttttaatcaatttcttTCCTTTGTGGCACGGGTAGGAGTGACTCCATGCTTGGACTTTTTCTGAATTTTGTTTAAAACTGGAAAGGCATACTTCAGTTGCATAACTTTTTTACCCCTGTATGCAACCTCAGTGCATTTTTTAAATCATCTCAAGTCCAATCTGCTCTCACATCTTCCATCTCCAGGACTGCTTTGGCTGGACTTATAGTTACACTGCATGCTTGTCTTGATATGAAAGCTCTCATATTGGGGGAATACCATTATTTGTTGTATTTCCTTAGTTTGGCAATGATGGTATGCTCTCTTGCAAATTAGTTCTCCAATTCACTACCAAAGTGAATACtagctttttaaaatatttatttgcttTTGCTTTGCAGCCAAGGATGCTAATGACAGTGGACGAGAATTTGAAACCTTTGTCAGTACCAGTCCGTGTGGGCCAAGCAGTCGACGTTGTTGGTCAACCAGGTCGACGCAAGACAATCACTGGATTCCGGAACTACTCAACACCTGTTCTCTTTTCTGCTGGTGATAAAGCTGAACTGGCTACTGACAAGTATAGTCTCACCCattttattttgcattattccagtgacatttttgtacaATTATGTGCAACCAAGGTTTTTTTCGATACTTATTTTCTGCTAACAccacctttttttcttttttcttttttttttcattcagaTATATTCCACTTTCACCCTTTCTTGAAGGATTTGTCATATTGAAGGAAAACCCAGAATACAAAGCCGATCATTAGTCTCTACAACGGGGATACATTCATTCTAGGTCTTCTCTACTTGAAAGACTACATAGTTTTCATTCTTTTGTCAGAGGTGTAGGTGATTAAGGTTTCGCCTACCTTAGGTTCTTGCTTCGATATATCCACTTTCTGCTAACCATTGATTCTTCTACGTTTTCCATATGAAAAGCCGCATCCTAAATTTTCCATCTGTCTTACATATTGTGATGATTCTTTAGTTCAAAATACAGCACGGGGTTTCTACCAACTCGTCTTCCATTTCATTGTAAATAGAATTCATAGCAAAAACTTTTCTCTACCTTTTACAACTCGTCTTCCATTTCATTGTAAATAGAATTCATAGCGAAAACTTCTCTTTACCTTTTACAAACAAGCTATCAGTTTGTGGCTATG is a window of Ipomoea triloba cultivar NCNSP0323 chromosome 11, ASM357664v1 DNA encoding:
- the LOC115996947 gene encoding 26S proteasome non-ATPase regulatory subunit 2 homolog A-like, with translation MTLDPNDAGDKKPAREEASVKVPAKYHKKKDKKDEYLSEEDFELKQQLELYVEHVQDADLSLKTRALESIRQEIQTATRSMASVPKPVKFLHPHYGTLKSHYEKMSDSDAKELMADILSVLAMTMSAEGERESLKYRLLGSYGDIGPWGHEYVRNLAVELAQEYWQIEVDTPINDLMYLKQQIVAFHMKHNAEPEAVDLLIELTHLEDLDLLMRNLDSANYKRTCSYLLSSANYLAEPDDMVIFENVYRIYRQFKQYESALFIALRLDNLVYVRKIFMSCDDLLRKKQLCYILAHHCKTFELDEFMCSEEDLEGLQFIIGNNKLIEGYLTLARDIDVMEPKTPGDIYKTHLLDDRAVAGATALSSKQSLAATFVNAFVNAGFGQDKLMTGPSEASGDSSTSWLLKNKGLGKASAAASLGMIMLWDVEIGLAQIDKYFHSHDKHVVAGALLAVGIVNCNVKNEHDPALAILTEYVVKEDPCIRVGAIIGLGLAYAGSQRYQVFEQLRPILVEDTNASLDVISFTVITLGLVFLGSCNDEIDWAIRFSLKNRSKSELGKPIARLLPLGLGLLYLGKQDRVGDTAAEVSRTFGERMRRYIDITLLSCAYAGTGNVLKVQDFLGECAEHLEMGGTYQGPAVLGIAMVAMAEELGLEMALRSLEHLLQYGEQNIRGVVPLALGLLRISNPKVSVTNTLDRLSRDSNKGVVMAAVFSLGLVGAGTNNARIARILHNLSSTYCKESDVLFCVRIAQGLVHLGKGLLTLSPYHSERFLFSQTALAGLIVTLHACLDMKALILGEYHYLLYFLSLAMMPRMLMTVDENLKPLSVPVRVGQAVDVVGQPGRRKTITGFRNYSTPVLFSAGDKAELATDKYIPLSPFLEGFVILKENPEYKADH